In the Wyeomyia smithii strain HCP4-BCI-WySm-NY-G18 chromosome 2, ASM2978416v1, whole genome shotgun sequence genome, one interval contains:
- the LOC129724457 gene encoding E3 ubiquitin-protein ligase RNF25, whose protein sequence is MDALIDEVESLEAILMEDVTITRNESGFPELIETTVFPTVGEELDSQYVCITLQVLPVAGYPDEKPNIKLKNPRGLDDHIINRIEQAVRQKLDESVGQPVVFDLIDIIREHLTESNLPSGQCVICLYGFQEGDDFTKTVCYHYLHSHCLACHLNASKRNYDEELSKMPGWKQKEAKPYQALCPVCREPIDVAVEPLVKCKPPAELANAPRFRLTDELKSLQAKMTRLYLHQKSRGGIIDLDAEDGNVIAIETDNANNESTKSTNDGTPDGVLPDNASIAPPVAAFARQNGTSSGGLHNQHDRGNSSRHHSGSNTGGNRNSHGNHHNHRAVRHQNVPAAAGSGNAVSNLSDAGVTEATHSHHPLHHRGGHRQRRGHHHHHHHHGHHHRGTASSGTSAAQKNLNSPCGSGAR, encoded by the exons ATGGATGC GCTAATTGATGAGGTCGAATCGCTAGAGGCGATTCTGATGGAGGACGTTACCATCACCAGGAACGAAAG TGGTTTTCCGGAACTGATCGAAACAACCGTGTTTCCTACGGTTGGCGAAGAGCTAGACAGTCAGTACGTTTGCATAACGCTGCAGGTACTGCCGGTGGCCGGTTATCCAGATGAGAAACCCAACATAAAGCTAAAAAACCCTCGCGGTTTGGATGATCATATCATCAACCGAATCGAGCAGGCCGTCCGGCAGAAACTTGACGAAAGCGTCGGTCAACCGGTGGTATTCGATTTGATCGATATCATTCGGGAGCATCTGACCGAGAGTAACCTTCCGTCGGGGCAGTGCGTGATTTGTTTGTACGGTTTCCAGGAGGGAGATGATTTTACGAAGACGGTCTGTTACCATTATTTGCACAGTCACTGTTTGGCGTGCCACTTGAACGCGTCGAAGCGTAATTACGACGAAGAGCTATCGAAAATGCCCGGTTGGAAGCAGAAGGAAGCAAAACCGTACCAGGCGCTCTGCCCGGTTTGTAGGGAACCAATAGATGTAGCGGTTGAACCGCTTGTTAAATGTAAACCACCGGCAGAGCTGGCCAATGCACCCCGGTTTCGGTTGACCGATGAACTCAAATCGCTTCAAGCGAAAATGACTCGActttatttgcatcaaaagaGTCGCGGAGGAATTATTGATCTGGACGCGGAAGACGGCAATGTGATTGCGATTGAAACGGACAATGCAAATAATGAG TCAACAAAAAGCACAAATGATGGTACTCCGGATGGTGTTCTGCCAGATAACGCATCGATTGCGCCGCCAGTTGCGGCATTTGCTAGACAAAACGGTACTTCTTCGGGTGGACTACATAACCAACACGACCGTGGCAATAGTTCTCGTCACCACTCTGGGTCAAATACGGGAGGAAACAGAAACTCGCATGGTAATCATCACAACCACCGAGCCGTGCGCCATCAGAATGTTCCTGCAGCAGCTGGCTCTGGTAATGCGGTGTCCAATTTAAGCGATGCAGGCGTCACTGAGGCTACGCATTCCCACCATCCGTTGCATCATCGTGGTGGACATCGACAGCGTCGgggtcatcatcatcaccatcaccacCATGGTCATCACCACCGGGGCACCGCTTCTAGCGGCACAAGTGCTGCCCAGAAGAACTTAAACAGTCCATGCGGATCCGGTGCTAGGTGA
- the LOC129720834 gene encoding mobility group protein 1A-like: MAEKPKRPLSAYMLWLGSAREQIKKENPGIKVTEIAKKGGELWRAMKDKSEWENKAAKMKDEYTKAVQEFERNGGSKDSGRKTKGAKKAPKKSKKPASDDDDESGEESD; this comes from the exons ATGGCCGAGAAACCAAAGCGTCCTCTATCTGCCTATATGCTGTGGTTGGGATCTGCCCGCGAACAAATCAAGAAGGAGAACCCCGGAATCAAGGTGACCGAAATCGCCAAGAAGGGCGGTGAACTATGGAGAGCCATGAAGGACAAGAGC GAATGGGAGAACAAGGCTGCCAAAATGAAGGACGAATACACCAAGGCCGTCCAGGAGTTCGAGCGAAACGGCGGCAGCAAGGATTCTGGCAGGAAAACCAAGGGTGCCAAGAAAGCCCCCAAGAAAAGCAAAAAGCCTGCCTCGGACGATGATGATGAGTCCGGAGAGGAGAGTGACTAA
- the LOC129720835 gene encoding mobility group protein 1A-like, producing MAEKPKRPLSAYMLWLSSAREQIKKENPGIKVTEIAKKGGELWRGMKDKSEWENKAAKKKDEYNKAVQEFERNGGSKDAGKKKGKGAKKSRQAGSDDDESD from the exons ATGGCCGAGAAACCGAAGCGTCCCCTATCTGCCTACATGCTGTGGCTGAGCTCTGCCCGCGAACAGATCAAGAAGGAGAACCCCGGAATTAaagtgaccgaaattgccaaaAAGGGCGGAGAACTGTGGAGAGGCATGAAGGACAAGAGC GAATGGGAGAACAAGGCTGCCAAGAAGAAGGATGAGTACAATAAAGCCGTTCAGGAATTCGAACGAAATGGTGGCAGCAAGGATGCCGGCAAGAAGAAAGGCAAGGGCGCCAAGAAAAGCAGACAAGCGGGCTCCGACGATGATGAGTCCGATTAA